A window from Lactiplantibacillus pentosus encodes these proteins:
- a CDS encoding cupin domain-containing protein has translation MTTNNSGLFGLGEKNVAYQQYFIGQSYLNALAGDDQVDVNVSNVTFEPGCRNNWHIHHNGYQILLVTSGEGWYQEDGKPAQLLHPGDVVTIHPSVKHWHGATKDSWFAHIAITKGTSEWLEPVDDAAYAKLAD, from the coding sequence ATGACAACAAACAACAGTGGTTTATTCGGTTTAGGCGAAAAGAACGTCGCCTACCAACAATATTTTATTGGGCAAAGTTATCTCAATGCGTTGGCAGGAGATGACCAGGTCGACGTCAACGTCTCAAACGTGACTTTCGAACCCGGATGCCGTAATAACTGGCATATCCACCACAATGGTTACCAAATTCTATTAGTGACGAGCGGCGAAGGCTGGTACCAAGAAGACGGTAAGCCGGCACAATTGCTGCACCCAGGTGATGTCGTTACGATCCATCCCAGTGTCAAACATTGGCATGGTGCCACTAAGGATAGTTGGTTCGCACACATCGCGATTACAAAAGGGACGAGTGAATGGCTCGAACCCGTCGATGATGCTGCATATGCCAAACTAGCAGACTAG
- a CDS encoding carboxymuconolactone decarboxylase family protein produces the protein MAEKQTAGRDNLGQLAPQFAALNDDVLFGEVWSRESALSLHDRSMITIACLMTSGDFPQLKAHFKMGKDHGISKDEAVEIVTHLAFYAGWPKAWSAMALIKEVYGE, from the coding sequence ATGGCAGAAAAACAAACTGCAGGTCGTGATAACTTGGGTCAATTAGCCCCACAATTTGCGGCATTAAATGATGATGTCTTATTTGGTGAAGTCTGGTCACGGGAAAGTGCCCTTAGTTTACATGATCGGAGCATGATTACGATTGCGTGCCTCATGACCAGTGGCGATTTTCCACAATTAAAGGCGCATTTCAAGATGGGCAAGGATCACGGCATCTCAAAGGACGAAGCCGTTGAAATCGTGACTCACTTGGCCTTCTATGCTGGCTGGCCTAAAGCCTGGTCTGCAATGGCACTGATTAAAGAAGTTTATGGTGAATAG
- a CDS encoding MerR family transcriptional regulator, giving the protein MATTTPERYAIGDFAKAVGLTAPTLRYYEKAGLIEPHRLENGRRYYEAADINWVKFLLHLKGTGMSISELQQYVAWRAAGDETIPQRLALLKHVKEDFLVQFNEVQHHLQILNDKINWYEEKEAGITQDHEDFSSYLQRFGHHE; this is encoded by the coding sequence ATGGCCACCACTACCCCTGAACGCTATGCCATCGGTGATTTTGCCAAGGCAGTTGGACTCACCGCGCCCACCTTACGCTATTACGAAAAAGCTGGGCTAATTGAACCTCATCGGCTAGAAAACGGCCGCCGCTATTACGAAGCTGCGGATATTAACTGGGTCAAATTCTTGTTACACCTAAAAGGCACCGGAATGAGTATTAGTGAATTGCAGCAATACGTTGCCTGGCGTGCAGCCGGAGATGAGACGATTCCACAACGTCTCGCGTTACTCAAACACGTTAAGGAAGATTTCCTAGTTCAGTTCAACGAAGTGCAGCACCATCTCCAAATTCTGAATGACAAAATCAATTGGTATGAGGAAAAAGAAGCCGGCATTACGCAGGATCATGAAGATTTCAGTAGTTACTTACAACGCTTTGGGCATCATGAATAA
- a CDS encoding glycoside hydrolase domain-containing protein, which translates to MADQLVLDTQQWLNTTYGDVDGFGSVPENGLTGWDTIYGLTRALQHELGITELVDNFGPTTASLFDEIADDIVPGYSGNIAYIIQGGFWCKGIDPAAFDGEFTSDTAAAVTTMKEYAGLSDTSGTLDSQFMAALLNMSAFTLVADGYEKIRTMQQQLNHDYLDYTGILPCDGVYQRDTNTALIYALQAEEGLDTDTASGTYGPMTQELTPTVSEGDSNNFVRILQWGLYVNNQAYTGDFDGSYSLDVSSAVASFETDMALSTTSGTSAGLDVFMSLLTSAGNPDRDAVACDTSHQINASEAAALSSAGYEYIGRYLTGTAGTGDDEVDKNLTTSEISLLTDAGLKIFPIYQDGASDSEDYFTESKGSSDGRKAGLAAMELGFPDDTIIYFAVDVDIQDGDIAGTVAQYFTGVASGISGFDFKIGIYATRNVANTIITDGLAEKAFVSDMSTGFSGNLGFPMPTEWAFDQFSEVAFDDFYIDKVASNSTRSTAVDDFTAGGAVGGASDLETINGIIQDLGDTNTYFSFVKSVEIEGFSEEYTVTTPAADFTLKVDLEGSISDDDGDVSVSYNVSDGNVSFSVSDAIQELLTENESALGASDMTNAMNEIAGVITNGDISSDTSIEASGMIITLKIKSTFEHAASNGKTYSIEYEITLEVQFHEFTNPLPVNVTQTQATEYNQQLTTIVTTASENALNYLKNLQPDLQFVPTPAYTESLLADMLMFLVYATFTFAL; encoded by the coding sequence ATGGCAGACCAACTTGTTTTAGATACACAACAGTGGCTGAACACGACCTATGGTGACGTCGACGGATTTGGGAGTGTTCCCGAAAATGGGCTCACCGGTTGGGATACTATTTACGGACTAACACGCGCACTACAACATGAGCTCGGTATTACTGAACTTGTTGATAATTTTGGACCGACAACTGCAAGTTTGTTTGATGAAATCGCAGACGATATTGTGCCTGGTTATTCTGGTAACATTGCCTACATTATTCAAGGTGGTTTTTGGTGTAAAGGTATTGATCCGGCTGCCTTCGATGGTGAATTCACAAGTGATACTGCTGCGGCTGTCACGACGATGAAAGAATACGCTGGACTAAGCGATACGTCTGGAACTTTGGATTCTCAATTTATGGCAGCGCTCTTGAACATGAGTGCTTTCACTTTAGTCGCTGATGGTTATGAAAAGATCCGAACCATGCAACAACAATTGAATCATGACTACCTCGACTATACTGGTATTCTCCCCTGTGACGGTGTCTATCAACGGGATACCAACACCGCTTTGATTTATGCGTTACAGGCAGAAGAAGGTTTAGATACAGATACCGCTTCTGGGACTTACGGACCCATGACTCAAGAATTAACGCCCACTGTATCGGAAGGCGACAGTAATAATTTCGTGCGTATTTTGCAGTGGGGATTATATGTCAACAATCAGGCGTATACTGGTGATTTTGACGGCAGTTATTCTCTGGACGTGTCAAGCGCGGTTGCTAGCTTTGAAACTGACATGGCATTGTCGACAACATCAGGAACTTCGGCTGGACTAGATGTATTTATGAGTCTACTTACTTCTGCTGGTAACCCAGACCGTGACGCGGTGGCTTGTGATACCTCACATCAAATTAACGCCAGTGAAGCGGCCGCTCTAAGTTCCGCTGGATATGAATACATTGGTCGTTATTTGACTGGTACAGCCGGTACCGGTGATGATGAGGTTGATAAAAATTTAACCACCAGCGAAATTAGCCTTTTGACTGATGCGGGTTTAAAAATCTTCCCTATTTATCAAGATGGTGCATCTGATTCTGAAGATTACTTCACAGAAAGTAAAGGTAGCAGTGACGGGCGAAAAGCTGGATTAGCCGCAATGGAATTAGGTTTTCCAGACGATACAATCATTTACTTTGCTGTTGATGTCGATATTCAAGATGGAGATATTGCAGGCACAGTGGCTCAATACTTTACTGGTGTTGCGAGTGGTATTAGTGGCTTTGATTTCAAAATTGGTATTTATGCCACGCGAAATGTCGCCAACACAATTATTACTGATGGCTTAGCTGAAAAAGCCTTTGTTTCGGACATGTCTACCGGTTTCTCAGGTAATCTTGGCTTTCCAATGCCAACTGAATGGGCTTTCGACCAATTCAGTGAAGTTGCCTTTGATGATTTTTATATCGATAAGGTCGCATCAAACAGTACCCGTTCGACGGCTGTTGATGACTTCACTGCTGGTGGAGCAGTGGGCGGTGCAAGTGATTTAGAGACTATCAACGGTATTATCCAAGATTTAGGTGATACCAACACCTACTTTAGCTTTGTGAAATCAGTCGAAATCGAGGGCTTCAGCGAGGAATATACGGTAACTACTCCTGCAGCTGATTTTACTTTGAAGGTCGACTTAGAGGGTAGTATTAGTGATGATGATGGTGATGTTTCTGTTTCATATAATGTTAGTGATGGTAACGTATCCTTTTCGGTGAGCGATGCAATTCAAGAATTACTTACTGAAAATGAATCCGCACTTGGAGCATCTGATATGACAAATGCAATGAATGAAATTGCCGGCGTAATTACCAATGGTGATATATCAAGTGACACTTCTATTGAAGCATCCGGTATGATAATTACATTAAAGATTAAATCTACTTTTGAGCATGCTGCTAGCAACGGTAAAACATATTCAATCGAATATGAAATCACACTAGAAGTACAGTTTCATGAATTCACTAATCCGCTACCCGTTAATGTAACTCAAACTCAAGCAACAGAATATAACCAACAACTAACAACAATTGTCACTACGGCATCGGAAAATGCCTTAAACTATCTTAAAAATTTACAGCCAGATTTGCAATTTGTACCTACTCCCGCGTACACGGAAAGTTTACTGGCCGACATGCTGATGTTTCTCGTCTATGCAACATTCACTTTTGCACTATAA
- a CDS encoding SDR family oxidoreductase encodes MTVKDKVVVITGASSGIGAATAKQLASHGAKVVLGARREDRLAALVDEIKAAGGQAAYQVTDVTKAAEVETLVDLAQTKFGGLDVIFNNAGIMPTSPISALHTDEWDQMIDINIKGVLNGVAAVMPIFTAQKSGQIITTSSVAGIKSFTGAGVYGATKFAVRNLMEVIRMESAQEGTNIRTVSLYPAAINTELLHTITDKTAKQNMTAFYQQVGISPEAVANVVNFAIDQPEDVNVNEFTIYPTKQA; translated from the coding sequence ATGACAGTTAAAGATAAAGTTGTCGTTATTACGGGAGCGTCGTCCGGAATTGGGGCGGCGACTGCCAAACAGTTAGCCAGTCATGGTGCCAAAGTCGTGCTAGGGGCTCGGCGCGAAGACCGGTTGGCAGCCTTGGTTGATGAAATCAAAGCTGCCGGGGGTCAAGCGGCCTACCAAGTGACCGACGTGACGAAGGCCGCTGAAGTCGAAACACTAGTTGACTTGGCTCAAACCAAATTTGGTGGCCTGGATGTCATTTTCAACAATGCCGGTATCATGCCGACGTCGCCCATCAGCGCGCTACACACGGATGAATGGGATCAGATGATCGATATTAATATCAAGGGCGTTTTGAATGGCGTAGCAGCGGTCATGCCGATTTTTACCGCTCAGAAGTCTGGTCAAATCATTACGACGTCTTCGGTTGCCGGAATTAAATCCTTCACGGGGGCCGGCGTATACGGTGCCACGAAGTTTGCAGTTCGTAATTTGATGGAAGTCATCCGAATGGAAAGTGCCCAGGAAGGAACTAATATTCGAACGGTCAGTTTGTATCCAGCCGCAATCAATACGGAACTCTTGCACACGATTACGGATAAGACGGCTAAGCAGAACATGACCGCTTTCTATCAACAAGTTGGCATCAGCCCGGAAGCAGTCGCAAATGTCGTCAACTTTGCCATTGATCAGCCAGAAGATGTCAATGTCAATGAGTTTACGATCTACCCAACCAAGCAGGCGTAA